One window of Jannaschia sp. CCS1 genomic DNA carries:
- a CDS encoding FkbM family methyltransferase: MAKTYNPAHADISPAARLAALGAGEAVDLGEYRVIRATHQDRPVFFAVRNAMDAIQKHHIEGAFYETEELDIIRRHFAPGETFIDLGANVGNHALYVAMYLEPAKVLCVEPNSLAYENLLANIVLNGVEETFDLSWLGFGVSCNVGDGFGITHWVHNLGGGKLIPRDGGTISLRSGDDILADTKADFIKIDVEGMEMDVLTSLENTVARDRPKIFVEVDNENRDAVLAWVDTHGYTTHETFKRYRDNENFLFVPESESET; this comes from the coding sequence ATGGCAAAGACCTACAACCCCGCCCATGCCGATATCTCGCCCGCCGCGCGTCTTGCAGCGTTAGGGGCCGGTGAAGCCGTTGACCTGGGCGAATACCGCGTGATCCGGGCCACGCATCAGGACCGGCCCGTATTTTTTGCGGTCCGCAACGCGATGGATGCGATCCAGAAACACCATATCGAAGGCGCGTTCTACGAGACCGAGGAGTTGGACATCATCCGCCGCCACTTCGCGCCCGGCGAGACCTTCATTGACCTTGGGGCCAACGTGGGCAACCACGCGCTGTATGTCGCGATGTATCTGGAACCCGCCAAGGTGCTGTGCGTGGAACCCAATTCGCTGGCTTATGAGAACCTGCTGGCCAACATCGTCCTGAACGGCGTGGAAGAAACCTTTGATCTGTCGTGGCTGGGTTTCGGCGTCTCCTGCAACGTCGGCGACGGCTTCGGGATCACCCATTGGGTCCACAATCTCGGCGGTGGCAAATTGATCCCACGGGACGGCGGCACGATCTCTTTGCGGTCGGGTGATGACATTCTTGCGGACACCAAGGCCGATTTCATCAAGATCGATGTGGAAGGGATGGAAATGGACGTCCTGACCAGCCTGGAGAACACGGTCGCCCGGGACCGCCCCAAGATCTTCGTAGAAGTCGACAACGAGAACCGAGACGCGGTCCTGGCCTGGGTCGACACCCATGGCTACACGACCCATGAAACCTTCAA
- a CDS encoding exoV domain-containing protein yields MTEPIRLYYWPAPNFGDALSHLVVEHVSGRPVVNARPKQAELFALGSLMHVISRHWTERVRGEGPLLWGTGLLNPFYRKEFLENVRVRLLRGPISAAFLRLKMTEFGDPGLLADEAVGPVEDRHDRVAIVPHHSQMDDPRFVEMVEADPALHLIDVRLDPVTVCREIAASAHVFSASLHGLIVADAYGVANTWMDPEAQGRLKYHDYAAAIGRDMIAPVEIRDVPKAARTARDRPFPYADGIARCRESLHRHFPAELRAPLRATAS; encoded by the coding sequence GTGACCGAGCCCATTCGCCTCTACTATTGGCCCGCGCCGAATTTCGGCGATGCGTTGAGCCATCTGGTGGTCGAGCATGTTTCGGGCCGCCCGGTCGTGAATGCGCGGCCCAAACAGGCAGAGCTGTTTGCGCTTGGCTCCCTGATGCATGTGATCTCCAGGCATTGGACGGAAAGGGTCCGGGGCGAGGGGCCGCTATTATGGGGGACGGGGCTTCTGAACCCGTTCTATCGCAAGGAGTTTTTGGAGAATGTCCGCGTGCGCCTGCTGCGCGGTCCCATTTCAGCGGCGTTTCTGCGGCTGAAAATGACAGAATTCGGTGATCCGGGGTTGTTGGCGGATGAGGCGGTCGGGCCCGTGGAAGACCGCCACGACCGCGTCGCCATCGTGCCCCATCACAGCCAGATGGACGATCCGCGTTTTGTGGAGATGGTGGAGGCCGACCCGGCCCTGCACCTGATCGACGTGCGGCTGGACCCCGTCACCGTCTGCCGCGAAATCGCCGCCTCGGCCCATGTGTTTTCCGCCAGCCTGCACGGGCTGATCGTGGCGGATGCCTACGGCGTCGCCAATACCTGGATGGACCCCGAAGCGCAGGGGCGATTGAAATACCACGACTACGCCGCCGCCATCGGACGTGACATGATTGCGCCGGTTGAGATTCGCGATGTGCCAAAGGCCGCCCGCACGGCGCGCGACCGGCCCTTTCCCTACGCTGACGGCATCGCGCGCTGCCGCGAGAGCCTGCACCGTCACTTTCCAGCCGAACTGCGCGCGCCCCTGCGTGCGACAGCGTCCTGA
- a CDS encoding FkbM family methyltransferase, which produces MIHDALHTAHGTCQGDAVLARLLSADVEDLASVQVTDCAIDDRTVRFATQMARDPIQRSHRKGAFYEPEELALMREFLPDGGTFLDIGANVGNHSLYAGLFCAARRIIPFEPNPLAYRLLILNMVMNDLHARTVFDYVGFGASDVDREGFAMSERRKNLGAARMMAGAGDIATLRPDDFLHDETPDFIKIDVEGMEMQVLRGLQKTIKRTRPVLLVEVDRANIHDFADWRLAHGFALPTSIKHYADNRNFLCVPEERM; this is translated from the coding sequence ATGATCCACGACGCCCTCCATACCGCCCATGGCACGTGCCAAGGCGACGCGGTGCTTGCGCGATTGCTGAGCGCGGACGTGGAGGATTTGGCGTCCGTGCAGGTCACCGACTGCGCAATTGACGACAGAACTGTGCGCTTCGCCACCCAGATGGCACGCGATCCGATCCAGCGCAGCCACCGCAAGGGCGCGTTTTACGAGCCTGAGGAACTGGCGCTGATGCGGGAGTTTCTGCCGGACGGGGGGACCTTTTTGGATATCGGGGCCAATGTCGGCAATCACAGCCTCTATGCCGGCCTCTTCTGCGCGGCCCGTCGGATTATTCCGTTTGAACCCAATCCTTTGGCCTATCGGTTACTGATCCTGAACATGGTCATGAACGATCTGCACGCGCGCACGGTTTTCGACTATGTCGGGTTTGGCGCATCGGATGTGGACCGCGAAGGATTCGCGATGTCCGAGCGGCGCAAAAACCTGGGCGCGGCCCGGATGATGGCGGGCGCAGGCGATATCGCCACGCTCCGGCCGGATGATTTCCTGCACGATGAGACCCCTGATTTCATCAAGATCGATGTCGAAGGGATGGAAATGCAGGTGCTGCGTGGCCTGCAAAAGACCATCAAACGCACCCGGCCCGTTTTGCTGGTGGAGGTGGACCGTGCCAACATCCACGACTTTGCCGATTGGCGGCTGGCCCATGGTTTCGCGCTGCCGACCTCGATCAAGCATTATGCGGACAACCGCAACTTCCTGTGTGTGCCGGAGGAGCGGATGTGA
- a CDS encoding FkbM family methyltransferase, which yields MADLTDLERTRHLVDLLAPARKTRIVDIGANPINDNPYAPLLDIGAAEVWGFEPQTEAFDKLVARNAPDEHYVNAAVGKGGTGTLNICASSGTSSLLTPNVDAMDAVTGWHKYFEVVGTVDVETKRLDNIAEIPEFDLLKIDVQGAEREVFTYGKKRLSTALAVITEVAAIPLYEDQPLLGDQMVLLGKLGFDLHKFLFWKDVVLRSKYLNGMRRRRMRTQLVDGDAVFVRDLLHLKDMETERLKHLTLLADAVFESFDMVLYCLEILEDRGVLTEAAIRTYVARMPYQRDPQPRLVESVGQ from the coding sequence ATGGCGGACCTGACGGATCTGGAGCGCACCCGCCATCTGGTGGACCTCCTGGCGCCTGCGCGGAAGACGCGGATTGTCGATATCGGGGCCAACCCGATCAACGACAATCCCTACGCTCCGTTGTTGGATATTGGCGCGGCAGAGGTCTGGGGATTCGAGCCGCAGACGGAGGCGTTCGACAAATTGGTGGCCCGCAATGCCCCCGATGAGCACTATGTGAATGCGGCCGTGGGCAAGGGCGGGACAGGGACGCTTAATATCTGCGCCTCATCAGGCACCTCGTCGCTGCTGACCCCCAATGTCGACGCGATGGACGCCGTGACCGGTTGGCACAAGTATTTCGAGGTCGTGGGCACGGTGGATGTCGAGACGAAGCGGCTTGATAACATCGCGGAGATCCCTGAATTCGATCTGCTGAAAATTGACGTCCAAGGCGCGGAACGTGAGGTCTTCACCTACGGCAAGAAGAGGCTGTCAACGGCCTTGGCGGTGATCACGGAAGTTGCGGCGATCCCGCTCTATGAGGATCAACCGTTGTTAGGCGACCAGATGGTCTTGCTCGGGAAACTCGGGTTTGACCTGCATAAGTTCCTGTTTTGGAAAGATGTTGTGCTGCGGTCGAAGTATCTGAACGGAATGCGTCGGCGGCGGATGCGGACTCAATTGGTCGACGGGGATGCCGTCTTTGTCCGTGATCTGCTGCACCTGAAGGACATGGAGACGGAGCGGCTGAAGCACCTGACCCTTCTGGCCGATGCGGTGTTTGAGAGTTTCGATATGGTGCTCTACTGCCTTGAGATCCTCGAGGATCGCGGTGTTTTGACCGAGGCCGCAATCCGTACCTATGTCGCCCGGATGCCGTATCAGCGCGATCCCCAACCTCGTCTGGTGGAAAGCGTCGGCCAATGA
- the sufB gene encoding Fe-S cluster assembly protein SufB: protein MSALDTDVQVKDGVDQETVDAVKGLGGAYKYGWNTEIEMDYAPMGVNEDIVRLISEKNEEPEWMLDWRLQAFKRWQKMKEPEWAMVDYPAIDYQSQYYYARPKSMETKPKSLDEVDPKLLETYKKLGIPLKEQMILAGVEGAEDMPAEGRKVAVDAVFDSVSVGTTFQAELKKAGVIFCSISEAIKEHPDLVKKYLGSVVPITDNFFATLNSAVFSDGSFVYIPPGVRCPMELSTYFRINAENTGQFERTLIIADRESYVSYLEGCTAPMRDTHQLHAAVVELVLLDDAEIKYSTVQNWYPGDENGKGGIYNFVTKRADCRGDRSKVMWTQVETGSAVTWKYPSCILRGDDSQGEFYSIAIANNMQQADTGTKMMHLGKRTKSRIVSKGISAGKAQNTYRGLVSMHPKAKDSRNYTQCDSLLIGDKCGAHTVPYIEVKNNSSRVEHEATTSKVDDDQMFYCQSRGMDEEEAVALIVNGFAKEVLQALPMEFAMEAQQLVAISLEGSVG, encoded by the coding sequence ATGAGCGCACTCGATACAGATGTTCAGGTGAAAGACGGTGTCGATCAGGAAACGGTGGATGCCGTTAAAGGCCTGGGGGGCGCGTATAAATACGGCTGGAACACCGAGATCGAGATGGACTATGCGCCGATGGGCGTGAACGAGGACATCGTGCGCCTGATCTCGGAGAAGAACGAAGAGCCGGAGTGGATGCTGGACTGGCGTCTGCAAGCGTTCAAGCGCTGGCAAAAGATGAAAGAGCCGGAATGGGCGATGGTCGATTATCCGGCGATCGACTACCAATCGCAGTATTACTATGCGCGCCCCAAGAGCATGGAAACCAAGCCGAAGTCGTTGGATGAGGTCGATCCCAAGCTGTTGGAAACGTACAAGAAACTCGGCATTCCGCTGAAGGAGCAGATGATCCTCGCGGGGGTTGAGGGCGCGGAAGACATGCCGGCGGAGGGTCGCAAGGTCGCCGTCGACGCGGTCTTTGACAGTGTGTCTGTGGGTACGACGTTTCAGGCCGAGCTGAAGAAGGCGGGCGTGATCTTCTGCTCGATCAGTGAAGCGATCAAAGAGCATCCGGATCTTGTGAAGAAGTACCTCGGCTCGGTCGTTCCGATCACCGATAACTTCTTTGCGACGTTGAATTCGGCCGTCTTCTCGGATGGGTCCTTCGTCTACATCCCGCCGGGCGTGCGCTGCCCGATGGAGCTTTCGACGTATTTCCGCATCAACGCGGAGAATACCGGCCAGTTTGAGCGGACGTTGATCATCGCGGATCGTGAAAGCTACGTGTCCTACCTTGAGGGCTGCACAGCGCCGATGCGCGACACGCACCAGTTGCACGCCGCTGTGGTGGAACTGGTGCTGCTGGATGACGCTGAAATCAAATATTCCACGGTCCAGAACTGGTATCCGGGCGATGAAAACGGCAAGGGCGGTATCTACAATTTTGTGACCAAACGCGCCGATTGCCGGGGCGACCGGTCCAAGGTGATGTGGACGCAGGTGGAAACCGGCTCGGCCGTGACGTGGAAGTACCCCAGCTGCATCCTGCGCGGCGACGACAGCCAGGGCGAGTTCTACTCCATCGCGATTGCCAACAACATGCAGCAGGCAGACACCGGCACCAAGATGATGCATCTGGGCAAGCGGACGAAATCGCGGATCGTCTCCAAGGGGATCAGTGCGGGCAAGGCCCAGAACACCTATCGTGGGCTGGTGTCCATGCACCCCAAAGCCAAGGACAGCCGCAATTACACGCAATGCGACAGCCTTCTGATCGGTGACAAATGCGGGGCCCACACGGTGCCCTACATCGAGGTGAAGAACAATTCCTCCCGCGTTGAACATGAGGCGACGACCTCCAAGGTGGACGACGATCAGATGTTCTACTGCCAGTCCCGTGGAATGGACGAGGAAGAGGCCGTCGCCCTGATCGTCAACGGCTTCGCCAAGGAAGTGTTGCAGGCTCTGCCGATGGAATTCGCCATGGAAGCGCAGCAATTGGTTGCGATCTCACTGGAAGGCTCGGTGGGGTAG
- a CDS encoding cysteine desulfurase family protein, whose translation MRDRVYLDWNATAPLRPVARAAMEAAMDVVGNPSSVHAEGRAAKALMERARTQVAEALGAQAADVVFVSGATEAAALAMAGRGLQTSAIEHDAVRAWGHEDLRVTPEGHVEITDPSRAAVQIANSETGILQHVPDGLAVSDWTQGFGKIPLAFDWSGIDMAFVSSHKIGGPKGVGALILRRGLDVQAQIRGGGQEMGRRHGTENLIGIAGFGAAAQAATQDLADGLWEPVDKLRIFLEKTLEDAASSTILVGKAVRRLPNTSMIITEGWRGETQVMAMDLAGFAVSAGSACSSGKVKMSGVLRAMGYSEAQASSALRVSLGPSVTERQVAAFCEAWLRARDKKMARGEHA comes from the coding sequence GTGAGGGACCGTGTCTACCTCGATTGGAACGCAACGGCACCGCTTCGCCCCGTGGCGCGGGCTGCCATGGAGGCGGCCATGGATGTGGTTGGAAACCCGTCGTCCGTCCATGCGGAGGGGCGCGCCGCCAAGGCGTTGATGGAGCGCGCGCGCACACAGGTGGCGGAGGCCTTGGGAGCGCAGGCCGCCGACGTGGTCTTTGTGTCCGGCGCGACGGAAGCGGCGGCTTTGGCGATGGCGGGCCGGGGTTTGCAGACCTCTGCCATTGAGCATGACGCCGTGCGGGCCTGGGGCCATGAGGACTTGCGCGTGACGCCGGAGGGGCACGTTGAGATCACGGATCCGTCCCGGGCCGCCGTGCAGATTGCCAATTCCGAGACCGGGATCTTGCAGCATGTGCCGGACGGCCTGGCCGTGAGCGATTGGACGCAGGGGTTTGGCAAAATCCCCCTGGCGTTCGATTGGTCCGGCATCGACATGGCATTTGTATCGTCGCACAAGATCGGCGGGCCCAAGGGCGTGGGTGCGCTGATCCTGCGGCGCGGCCTTGATGTTCAAGCGCAGATCAGGGGCGGCGGGCAGGAAATGGGCCGCCGTCATGGCACGGAGAACCTGATTGGCATTGCTGGATTTGGGGCCGCAGCGCAGGCCGCGACACAGGATTTGGCGGATGGCTTGTGGGAGCCGGTGGACAAACTTAGAATATTTCTAGAAAAGACTCTGGAAGACGCCGCAAGCTCGACTATTTTAGTAGGGAAAGCGGTGAGACGCCTCCCCAACACCTCGATGATCATCACCGAGGGATGGCGGGGCGAGACGCAGGTGATGGCGATGGATCTGGCGGGGTTTGCGGTATCTGCGGGCTCGGCGTGCTCCAGCGGCAAGGTGAAGATGTCGGGCGTGTTGCGCGCGATGGGATATTCCGAGGCCCAGGCGTCAAGCGCGTTGCGCGTGTCGTTGGGGCCGTCAGTGACCGAGCGGCAGGTGGCCGCGTTCTGCGAGGCCTGGCTGAGGGCGCGGGACAAGAAGATGGCGCGCGGTGAGCACGCATAG
- a CDS encoding Rrf2 family transcriptional regulator has translation MKLSTKGRYAMVAMADLALQTGDVLTPLSDLSKRQNVSLPYLEQLFVKLRRAELVVSVRGPGGGYRLARPATEIRVVEIFEAVDETVSALHMGAGATGGGSGSRAQSLTNRLWEGFSAHVYVFLHQTRLSDVVKNELSPCPAVPNLFELVDE, from the coding sequence ATGAAACTGAGCACCAAAGGACGCTACGCAATGGTGGCGATGGCCGATCTGGCGTTGCAGACCGGTGACGTGCTGACGCCGCTGTCGGATCTGTCCAAACGCCAGAATGTGAGCCTGCCGTATCTGGAGCAGTTGTTCGTGAAGCTGCGCCGGGCCGAATTGGTTGTGTCTGTCCGGGGTCCCGGCGGGGGATACAGGCTGGCGCGGCCCGCCACCGAGATCCGGGTTGTGGAGATTTTCGAGGCGGTCGACGAGACGGTCAGCGCGCTGCATATGGGGGCAGGGGCCACCGGCGGGGGATCGGGCAGCCGCGCGCAGAGCCTGACCAACCGCTTGTGGGAAGGATTTTCGGCCCATGTCTATGTGTTCCTGCACCAGACGCGATTGTCGGATGTGGTGAAGAATGAACTGTCGCCGTGTCCGGCGGTGCCGAACCTTTTTGAGCTGGTCGATGAGTAG
- a CDS encoding alpha/beta hydrolase: MPEVIFPGPEGRLEGRYHPQKAKDAPIAIILHPHPQFGGTMNNRVVYNLHYAYHQMGFTVLRFNFRGVGRSQGEYDQGIGELSDAASALDYLQSMNPNSKHCWVAGFSFGAWIGMQLLMRRPEITGFISVSPPANMYDFSFLAPCPASGLIINGTSDRVAKPQDTRILVDKLHEQKGITITHEEMEGAGHFFEDPHMDPMIESVQSYVRRRLTETTR, translated from the coding sequence ATGCCCGAGGTTATTTTCCCCGGACCAGAAGGCCGCTTGGAAGGCCGCTACCACCCCCAAAAGGCCAAAGACGCCCCCATCGCGATCATCCTTCATCCGCATCCCCAATTCGGCGGCACGATGAACAACCGTGTCGTCTACAATCTGCACTACGCCTATCATCAGATGGGGTTCACGGTGCTGCGCTTCAATTTCCGGGGCGTGGGCCGGTCGCAGGGCGAATATGATCAGGGCATCGGCGAGCTTTCTGACGCGGCGTCCGCCCTCGATTACCTTCAGTCCATGAACCCCAACTCCAAGCATTGTTGGGTTGCGGGCTTCTCATTTGGGGCGTGGATCGGCATGCAACTTCTGATGCGGCGGCCCGAGATAACCGGCTTTATCTCCGTATCGCCGCCCGCGAACATGTATGATTTCTCGTTCCTCGCGCCCTGCCCGGCCTCGGGCCTGATCATCAACGGCACCTCGGATCGCGTGGCCAAACCACAGGACACCCGCATTCTCGTCGACAAGCTGCACGAGCAGAAAGGCATCACCATCACCCACGAAGAGATGGAGGGGGCGGGCCACTTCTTCGAAGACCCCCATATGGATCCGATGATCGAGAGCGTCCAAAGCTACGTGCGCCGCCGGTTGACCGAGACGACACGGTAA
- a CDS encoding methyl-accepting chemotaxis protein, with amino-acid sequence MFRSRDWSDDRAMEMRHARNLTVAMVGVVTLTGVVLGAAVLPLAMISLALAVSAILAARVGGQIGALILGIALVGQAIVFTATFAGHPWQIDSHMLFFVVLAVGAVMRSIPALFAMTVMTAVHHLGFGVLIPALVFPSVNLIENVERVAFHAVIVILEVSFLTMSILSQDRKDAAKQAAQQEATEATTRAELAATEAQSLRAEAETASAAARNVTAMLERNLHAMASRDLRARMDGDPGAEFRQMSADYNQAVGNVSRTLAGAKTMVRDVEAEAAASAEMTVSMASELERQAVEVTGAARSIRTLSESLDTTVGDILSVRDQAQIAASKATEGGAIVRDAVDAMAQITASSTEIEKIIQVIEEISFQTNLLALNAGVEAARAGQAGAGFAVVASEVRALSHRTSEAANQVKTLISASSSQVAAGADMVDRAGVALDEIERSIEDASGRVADISERATEQSSAVQDVSGSLAQIDTVIQSFATRTEEISAIGARVVADAERLHGLLGEFIIIDDTDDAWSADGPPQVAA; translated from the coding sequence ATGTTTAGATCGCGGGACTGGTCCGATGACCGGGCGATGGAGATGCGCCACGCGCGCAACTTGACCGTTGCGATGGTGGGTGTTGTGACCCTAACCGGGGTCGTGCTTGGCGCGGCAGTTCTGCCTCTGGCCATGATTTCGCTGGCGCTTGCGGTGTCTGCGATCCTCGCGGCGCGGGTGGGGGGGCAGATTGGGGCGCTCATCCTCGGCATCGCCCTTGTCGGGCAAGCGATTGTCTTTACCGCGACATTTGCCGGGCATCCTTGGCAGATCGACAGCCACATGTTATTTTTCGTGGTGCTCGCCGTCGGTGCCGTGATGCGCTCAATCCCCGCACTCTTTGCCATGACGGTCATGACCGCGGTTCATCACCTGGGATTTGGCGTTTTGATACCGGCACTGGTCTTTCCGAGTGTCAATCTGATCGAGAATGTGGAGCGGGTCGCCTTTCATGCGGTGATCGTGATTTTGGAAGTCAGTTTCCTGACGATGTCGATACTGTCGCAGGACCGTAAGGACGCGGCCAAACAGGCTGCGCAACAGGAGGCGACGGAGGCCACGACGCGGGCAGAGCTGGCAGCCACGGAAGCGCAGTCCCTGCGCGCTGAGGCGGAAACAGCCAGTGCAGCGGCACGCAATGTTACTGCGATGCTCGAACGCAATCTTCACGCCATGGCCTCCCGTGACCTGCGGGCGCGGATGGACGGCGATCCGGGGGCGGAGTTCCGACAGATGTCCGCCGACTACAACCAGGCTGTCGGCAACGTCTCTCGGACGCTCGCGGGAGCGAAGACGATGGTCCGCGATGTGGAGGCCGAGGCCGCCGCTTCAGCAGAGATGACCGTCAGCATGGCGTCTGAGCTGGAGCGTCAGGCTGTCGAGGTTACCGGGGCCGCACGGTCGATACGCACGCTGTCTGAGTCGTTGGACACGACGGTGGGCGACATTCTCTCTGTTCGCGATCAAGCTCAGATCGCCGCTAGCAAGGCCACTGAGGGGGGCGCGATTGTCCGCGATGCAGTCGATGCAATGGCGCAGATCACCGCCTCGTCGACCGAAATCGAGAAGATCATCCAGGTGATTGAAGAAATTTCGTTTCAAACCAACCTGCTGGCCTTGAACGCCGGTGTGGAGGCGGCCCGTGCGGGGCAGGCCGGTGCCGGGTTCGCGGTTGTCGCCTCGGAAGTGCGGGCCCTGTCACATCGCACCTCTGAGGCCGCCAATCAGGTCAAAACGCTGATTTCGGCCAGCTCGTCCCAGGTTGCGGCGGGCGCCGATATGGTCGACCGCGCCGGTGTTGCCCTTGATGAGATCGAGCGCTCCATCGAGGATGCCAGCGGCCGGGTCGCGGACATCTCCGAACGGGCAACCGAGCAATCGAGTGCCGTCCAGGATGTTTCGGGTAGCTTGGCGCAGATCGACACGGTGATCCAGTCATTCGCAACGCGAACTGAGGAAATCTCGGCCATCGGGGCGCGTGTGGTGGCCGATGCGGAGCGTCTGCATGGACTATTGGGCGAGTTTATCATCATCGATGATACCGACGATGCATGGTCGGCTGATGGACCGCCGCAGGTGGCCGCCTGA
- a CDS encoding NADP-dependent isocitrate dehydrogenase: protein MTTPDIIYTKVDEAPELASASLLPIIQRFAKAAGISVGTRDISLAGRILATFPENLTDDQRISDDLAALGELVKTAEANVIKLPNISASVPQLVAAVTELQGKGFAIPDYPETPETDAEKAIRARYDAIKGSAVNPVLREGNSDRRAAAAVKTYAQNNPHRMGAWSADSKTRVASMSGGDFFSNETSVTLAEDTHVQIVLETAGGDKILKDGLSYPAGTVLDATFMSAAALGAFLADEIEKTKAEGVLFSLHMKATMMKVSDPIIFGHAVKAWLAPVFDQFSEELKAAGVNPNSGMADLLARVADHPEILAAIEENRANRPPMYMVNSDKGITNLHVSSDVIIDASMPALIRAGGKGWGPDGEEHDAVCVIPDNSYAPVYDEAITFFKGNGALDPATAGTVQNLGLMAQKAEEYGSHPTTFEIAEAGIVKMIAGDGTVLHSHEVQAGDIWRSASARKAPIEDWVQLAIARQKATGYRAIFWLDADRAHDAELISYVKPILQDSGVEDKFEIMTPRQATRASLETITKGENTIAITGNVLRDYLTDLFPILELATSAKMLSIVKLMQGGGLFETGAGGSAPKHVQQLHSEGHLRWDSLGEFCALGESLTFLADAKGNAKARVLGAAVDTATQGILDDNRSPGRKVGQPDNRDSHYWFARYWAEALAAQSEDADMAAEFAPLAHALAENEATILAELDTGEGSEADTGGYYLNDPAKLEAVMRPSATLNGIIG from the coding sequence ATGACGACACCCGACATCATCTATACCAAAGTTGACGAGGCGCCGGAGCTGGCGTCGGCCTCCCTTTTGCCGATCATCCAACGGTTTGCGAAGGCCGCAGGGATCAGCGTGGGCACCCGGGATATCAGTCTTGCGGGTCGGATCCTGGCCACGTTCCCCGAGAACCTGACAGACGATCAGCGCATATCCGATGATCTGGCCGCGCTAGGAGAGTTGGTGAAAACCGCCGAGGCCAACGTGATCAAGCTGCCCAACATCTCGGCCTCCGTGCCGCAGCTGGTCGCCGCCGTGACGGAGCTTCAGGGCAAGGGTTTCGCGATCCCCGATTACCCGGAAACCCCTGAAACGGATGCAGAAAAGGCTATCCGCGCGCGCTATGATGCGATCAAAGGCTCGGCCGTGAACCCGGTGCTGCGCGAAGGCAATTCGGACCGCCGCGCGGCCGCCGCCGTCAAGACCTACGCCCAGAACAATCCGCACCGCATGGGGGCCTGGAGCGCAGACAGCAAGACCCGTGTGGCGTCGATGTCGGGCGGTGATTTCTTCTCCAACGAGACCTCGGTGACGCTGGCCGAGGATACCCATGTCCAGATCGTGCTGGAGACCGCTGGCGGTGACAAGATCCTGAAAGACGGCCTGTCCTACCCCGCAGGTACCGTGCTGGACGCGACCTTCATGAGCGCCGCAGCCCTTGGTGCCTTCCTGGCCGACGAGATCGAGAAAACCAAGGCCGAGGGCGTGCTGTTCTCTCTGCATATGAAGGCCACGATGATGAAGGTGTCGGACCCGATCATCTTTGGCCACGCGGTCAAGGCCTGGCTCGCGCCCGTTTTCGATCAGTTCAGCGAAGAGTTGAAAGCCGCAGGCGTAAACCCCAATTCCGGCATGGCCGATCTTCTGGCCCGGGTCGCCGACCACCCCGAGATCCTCGCCGCGATTGAAGAGAACCGGGCCAACCGCCCGCCGATGTATATGGTGAACTCTGACAAGGGCATCACCAATCTGCACGTGTCATCCGATGTGATCATTGACGCCTCCATGCCTGCGTTGATCCGGGCTGGTGGCAAGGGCTGGGGGCCGGATGGCGAAGAGCATGACGCCGTCTGCGTCATCCCCGACAATTCCTATGCGCCGGTCTATGATGAGGCGATCACCTTCTTCAAAGGCAACGGCGCGCTGGATCCCGCCACCGCAGGCACCGTGCAGAACCTGGGTCTGATGGCGCAAAAGGCGGAGGAATACGGCTCCCACCCCACAACGTTTGAGATTGCGGAGGCGGGCATTGTCAAAATGATCGCGGGCGATGGCACGGTGCTGCATTCCCATGAGGTGCAGGCGGGCGATATCTGGCGCTCAGCCTCCGCGCGCAAGGCCCCGATTGAGGATTGGGTGCAGCTGGCCATTGCGCGCCAGAAGGCCACCGGCTACCGCGCGATCTTCTGGCTCGACGCCGACCGGGCCCATGATGCGGAGTTAATCTCATACGTGAAGCCCATCCTGCAAGACTCTGGTGTTGAAGATAAATTTGAGATCATGACCCCGCGTCAGGCGACCCGCGCGTCGTTGGAGACAATCACCAAGGGCGAGAACACCATCGCCATCACCGGCAACGTGCTGCGGGACTATCTGACGGATCTGTTCCCGATCCTGGAACTGGCAACCTCGGCCAAGATGCTGTCCATCGTGAAGCTGATGCAGGGCGGCGGTTTGTTTGAAACCGGTGCCGGTGGATCGGCCCCGAAACACGTCCAGCAGTTGCACTCCGAAGGGCATCTGCGGTGGGACAGCCTCGGTGAATTCTGCGCCCTGGGCGAGTCCCTCACCTTTCTGGCGGACGCAAAGGGCAACGCGAAGGCTCGCGTGTTGGGCGCGGCGGTTGATACCGCGACCCAAGGCATTCTGGATGACAACCGCTCTCCGGGGCGCAAGGTCGGCCAGCCGGACAACCGCGACAGCCATTACTGGTTCGCCCGCTACTGGGCCGAAGCGCTTGCCGCGCAGTCCGAGGACGCAGACATGGCCGCAGAGTTCGCGCCATTGGCACATGCATTGGCCGAGAATGAGGCCACGATCCTGGCGGAGCTGGATACCGGCGAAGGGTCGGAGGCCGACACTGGCGGATACTACCTAAACGATCCCGCGAAGCTGGAGGCCGTCATGCGGCCAAGTGCGACGCTGAACGGGATTATCGGGTAG